The DNA region TGTTTCTCAGGGAGAGGAATGTATTTTattgttatatttttcttttaagttaataaaaataagttactaaacattgaaaaattaattgaagaagaaaaagaagaagatctggACATTACTTTCCATGATCAGCCTTGAGATAGACGATGTAGTAGATGTTGATTGTGGTCTTCTCAGACATTCTGATAGGTTCGCTTGGTCTTGCATGAGTTGACATGAAGCTCTGTCTTCTTCTTCAAATGATCCTGATGATTTGACTCTTTTTACTCAGACTGATTATCTTGATCTATCTCTGTTTGGGTGGACTAGCGGATTTGACATTTCCTTACTAGTGTAGTTGCCTTGTAGCTCCAATcatccttttcttttctctggTCAGACGATCTGACAGGGTTGACTATTTGCTTGTATAGTCTGCCTTGTAGCTATgactcttcttttcttttcatgctTAGACGATGTGGCATGTTTTGACTTCTTCCGCCTTTCTCGTCTTCCTTTGAtgcttttgtctttctcttctTTGGTTGAGCGTCTCCTTATGCAGTCTTATGCTTTGAATAAGAGACGAGAAGGTGATTTCCTGAAATACAATTCCTGAAATTTTTATCATTCAAAAGATGATAAATGATATATCTagtgtttgaacttaacaataaGCTCCACCGTGATTTAAGTCACCATCTCTCTTTCACCCTCTCACTCTTTGGGGAAGTGTGATGATTAAAGGTATAAGGGGTTCGGTTGAAGAGGAAGAAAGGAAAGAGATGGATGATAAGTGGTTAAAAAATGGAAGCACAAAATTAGATATAAAAAAGTACATATGGACACCCTTCAGTTGATTAGGCTCACCATGTGAGTAGGTGACTGGACAAAAATTGGGCCATGTAAGCAAAGTGGTGTCAatattccaattttttttttaattgaactaAAAGctataaaaaattgattaatCAATTTAGCCTCAACCCTAATACATAGACTTGACTTGGAGCATATTAACCTTAATTAATTTGTAAGTTTTATATGTTTAAAAACATGTTATAATACTCATTCCCAAATTCatacatatataatatttaaCATATTGTATACTATGTAGCAGGTCTCGGACAATTATCAACTCCTTACGCTGTAGAACAAGGAGGTTGGGGTGCATCTGCAATTTTTCTTATAGGACTTGGGGTGATATGCACTTACACTTCTCATTTACTTGGGAAATGTCTGAAAAAGAATCCCAAGTTAAGAGGCTATGTGGACATTGGGTATCATGCATTTGGAGCAAAGGGAAGATTCATAGTTGCAACATTCATCTACATGGAGACCTTCATGTCTCTTGTTTCATACACCATCTCATTGCATGACAACTTAATGACAGTGTTACATCTGAAGCTACATTTGGCTAAATTATCTTCACCACAGCTTCTGACTATTGGCGCTGTGCTGATTGTTCTGCCTAGTTTGTGGCTCAGAGACCTGTCTTCCATATCTTTCCTTTCAATTCTTGCTGTTCTCATGACTCTAGTCATTTTTGTGTCTGTAGCAGCCACTGGAATTGTTGGAGATGTCAGGGTTAATCATAAAATATCCTTCCTCCACCTCCACAACATTCCATCAATATCTGGCCTTTACATCTTCAGCTATGCAGGACACATTGTTTTCCCTAATTTACATAAGGCCATGAAAGACCCCTCAAAGTTTACCAAGGTATATATTCATAGACAATATATAGAATGTTTTAATTAGCTTATAATCTTTTCCAGAATTAATTTCTGACACTCAGAACCTATTCACatctcaaaattgattttagctAGCTTTTGACTCTAGTCATTGTAGCAGGATTTCGAAACATGCTAATAGTGCATGTTTGCAAATCGTTCTACAGCTAATTCTAAAGACGAAACCAATTCTGTTGAAAAAATTGTGGGTACCTTCAAGCTACTAGAATTGATTGAATAAAGAAAAGTTAACCCAAACATGGAAgaaaaatcaatgaaaaaattAACGGGGtgcttttattatttatttatctgttttttGGATTGAGAATTTCAGGCTTCTATTGTGAGCTTCACACTAGTTACAACACTCTACACAATATTGGGGTACATGGGTGCAAAAATGTTTGGACCGGAAGTCAATTCCCAAGTAACTCTCAGCATGCCCCCTAAGCAAATTGTGACAAAAATTGCGTTATGGGCAACCGTTCTGACACCTATGTCCAAATATGCTCTTGCATTTGCACCATGCGCTATTCAGCTGGAGCATAGACTTCCTAATTCCATGAGTGGCCGGACCAAAATGATAGTTAGGGGCCTCATAGGTTCATCTTTGCTTTTGGTTATACTAGCCTTAGCTCTAACAGTGCCTTATTTTGAGCATGCTCTCAGCCTCACTGGTTCTGTTGTTAGTGTTGCCATTTGTTTGATTTTCCCATGTGCTTTCTACATGAAGATTTTTTGGGGCCACATAACAAAGCCTCTCTTAATCCTGAACATGTCTATCATCACTTTAGGGTTTCTTCTTGGAGTGATGGGTACCatttccaccacaaaatcactAGTGAAAATATTTCTAGCTTCTTAATCAAACTTGAAATGATTCAGCATTCTTGTCACCACCTCAAcatattatatatgcatataaagATGGGCATGAAATAAAACAACTTTGGTTGTTTAATTAATGTGATGTATTACCCCATGTATTTCTGTTAAACAGATAATTTTTAGCACTTGGTTTTTATCATGGTGGAAAAAAGGCACTAAGTGAAAATCACCAGATACATTTACAAATGTGGATGGATACTGAATTGCTTCCTCGGTCTTAGTCTCTCATCATTACCTATTTATCCAATTTCTGATAATTTCCCATCTGTATTGATCAGTGTTATTTGCCAACCACTGTCCAAGATTATGGTTAGGGTCACAGGATATAGTGAAGGACTATTTTAAATGTTATGGAACAACGGTGAATAAGAATACGCGTAAGAGAAACAGAGAGCTCTTACGTTATGCAATACACCATACGTAGAACAAATTCATAGGTCTTTTACCTGCACAAAAGAGATTGACATGGAAAAAGACCCTAAGATAAAATCTTACTTTTTTTAGGTTGATCATAAGATAGAATCTAATCTAACAAATTAAAGAGCAAGTTGTAGTTTTTACATGCAAATTCAGTtacaaagaatttttttttacttatttttgcCTCGCTACTATAGTTGAAGAATTCGAATTTTATTTCtgaataatgtaaaaaaaatatttatttagcaaaaaggggtgggaaaaaaattatttaacaaAGTGGGGTAGTTTTTGGGGAAAAGGCCACGAGTGCGGGGCCCCGTCAAGAAACCGTGGCCAAAAGAAGGAAAAGGCAACGGTTTTCCATTTTTGTGGCCATAAACCCGGTTTCTGAAAAGGCTACGGTTTTACTGCTATTGCCTTAAGTTTCTTAACATTCACATCAATGTTTTTCTCTAAAAATTCGTATGAATTATTTTAacttgtgaaaaaaaaattattgtatgTTTCTAGAATTTCATTTGAGTTTACTATCTtcccgatgtaccaaaaaagaatttcatatgagtttactatatttatttatgttatttagagatatttattttaaagaactaaaataaatatgggcatttttctttatttagatattttcaacaaaaaatttATACATTTGTAAAttcatgagttttttttttttgaaatcaaatttCATGAGTTATTTGTGttctttataaatatttaaataaataaaagcctcatatttatttttgttctttaaaataattatctATTTCTGttgtttaaaataaatatatatttttatttaaaataaatatctataaagaacacaaataaatacagtaaattcatataaaattataaaaaaattaagaatttgtTTTTCATAAGTTAAGATAATTTATATGAATTTTCTATTGTAAAGAAACTTTAGGCAACAGTTTTGAAACCGTAGCctatatgtaacaccccgatttcggtggcgtcactttagtaaccaaaaataaacttaatgcggaaaacgtgaatatatatatatttttttttgataatagaaccaaagactgaaagaaataaactcccaacgaaagataacagaactaatatatattataaatacagcccccgctgtaagtagtaaaccacgtcacgagtaaacctccagtgacggaaagtaaaagaaagtaacgcccgtaggcaaaaggtacagaccaaaagaaaggtcaagcgttcgcaacactatccctcaaaaatgagaatgagttagcccaaacagcctaaaacaagacctcctagtccaaccaactctctgtgattcccgtagagaaaccacacaaaaagctataggcgggaaactaccctgttcccaaaagaaacaatgacggtcagagctacgaccctactcctacactaatcctatctcgaggagctcacaccagcgcTCAGAACTacgtgctagcgtgatcgtcgtccgaatctgaatccagaacgaccaagtctatgtacaccatccgtcctcctctcgctatcgcgatgcgcttctgttccagcatctcaaacctagttccccccgaagggtgaaccatcgtgaatcagtctgccatggacatctgacaaaggacgtagtccgccaaagcacacacagaagacgcgagggtcaactccaaagaattacgtaaataataaatccaatagatacagatagagatagctacttaggcttataagttagagatagcatcctagggttgtacagttcacaatgaatataaaagacgataataacaattagcatgcatcaaataggtttaacaagtatcaatcacactcagcgactaagttagtatgcatgttgcatgaaatgcagatgccggttaacccagttaaccaaatgcattccggaaaaaggatggacatcaacggatcagccctaacaccagccacgatgggaccatttcggcccgcgtgattcttacaccacacaaaggtagccagatcagcagtaaacccgaaggtctgccatttcggtctgctactaagaatcacagcagtgttcttacatggaaatccgggtcttatgaccattttggaatccaccgaggtccgaagtccgtctcgtgttaatacctcaaaatgagtgcatgaatgcaaagtgattagccaaacaacgtctccgacctcactcgacacgtcgccacgtgttctaactaacttatttgtctctaaaaagaataccctaaggcaaatgtcgattctgcgacaaaatacaattaatcataaaaagagtgcaaacactcacgataactcttcgagtcatcaatgctctcacaaagtctcacgcttcagtggagtcttatacaatcacgaagtctcacgctccagtgaagttttatgctttcacaaggtctcacgcctcagtgaatttacacacttgcacgaagtctcacgcttcagtgaagttccatgctgttcacgaggtctcacgcctcagtgaagatccatgcttttcacgaggtctcacgcctcagtgaagtttcacgcattcacaaggtctcacgcctcagtgaagcttctcggctcatcccttggatggctaaacaaactgctcaaagagcgaaggggtatcaacatactcagaaacttacaATTCTCCcataacttggattcgacgacaattctccttttccaaaactaatactcaatcctaagcttgcatccgagattgttattattatttaaaggtttagaggttgtttaatatcttatgaattttccttgtaaaaatagtttccatttagtcttatcgtaattcctatgagtttcaaagatcccataatcccaagtgattcccagagaatgtctcgatccactaaaacaataacaaggtccgaactccgttcgtcccgtcaaactttctcaaaatctcataaaaaatcggcatgacatgcctgttatcctcactttgaagcataacagatatatgtgtaatagcatagttaaatcagcacagtcaataAGCAtgtcacatatatcaacacatcctagaataaccacatagcacttagcatgtaaagcagatatcacacatcctaaattaaccatttagcacatagcatatgaTTCAAACTCAAAGAAACAGTCAGTAGAAGAataatctacattgtcagccgaagcttcagaaacatttttccagtcaaacacaaacaagtgcataaacagtaaatcaagtcgaattcgtcgacacctaaagcattagctaatagttcagtgagtagccctcacctgtagattctccaggatggtcctctaactcttcttcacaagcaaagccttgctcctcggGAAACCCttcaaatgaacctttaaagtaaaaccacagaattctatcaaaatctatcggaaactaagctatcaatactcactaaggttacacgaaatagtacatactccgaggtatgataatctagcgcgaaaggacaagttttcgaaaaaggaattttcctccctcccccttagggtgctcggccactttaggtaattaggtggttcgatttttcttcgatcaaacttggttcctatgctatcattagccgtaactaagggtattctaaactcggaaaaattatcggatcaaaaactgtcgcaggggtattttggtcaatatttttagctcagaaattcaaaactgaaatttcgaaaagcaaattggatggggacgtcaccaacgacgtttatgacaactaatcctactagcactaagctagggcgatagttttcagtccaaaggttgcgacttttcttaaaaatgggtattttatgcaaaattgaaactcggcaacaattcggcgagaatcggcgaaatgtaatccgctaaacatgctcaggggcacgcagggaataagtttagataaaaagatgaagttatttggatagttttgcaaaaacctcagaACTAAGAGTACAGAAGGACATAGTGAAAAGCTACGGAATTGACGgtcagaagtaaggattagcatcagtaccATGAGACCTACGTGTAGCAACGAACTAtggaacgatcaggcaagaatcggcgaaaactcttctcctcctccttcctcttgaccgcgggtttgggtgggtttttgggtgagaatTTTGTTTCCTTTTCATTCTTCAAGTTACACCTATATATAGGGAATgtaatggaagatatttatcaaagatcgaaTAAGGATGAATGGATATTTaccaaagatcggataaggttgaatagatatttatcagagattggataagaatgaatagatatttatcaaagataggataaggatgaatagatatttatcaaagataggataaggatgaatatatatttttgtaaagatattttgtaaagatattttgtaaagatatttcgTAAAGATATTtcgtaaagatattttgtaaaccggtacagattagttcaaatatcggaggatttaactcatagagttaagataaaaatataagagtgattccgatatttccagcttcattctccgtgaattctaagataggttttggcgacagaattccaaaactcaacagaggtttccttgtattttaggtgactaacgcaaagtcggtgtaaaactattttacccgataagttactttttgcagtagatgtcggaagagaaaacttccttctgaagaaagatgggaaacatcaggagaaatgggtgtacgcgggtggaatcttcatttgaagctccgaatagaaaaagtcttcatcgtcggttgattttaggtttcttgaactatcagggttttagtttcggcaaacttccgaggattggaatcggacgttcgtacatcctagagtttcgccttgaaacgattgtcatatatggattaagagaagttctaacatttctctgaagatttttggaattagtttccatcgtgcctttaagtgtaaactagctatttactagcgttcttgccctaggtttaagcgtatatcgatcgtgctataccttttatcgattttgatacaatccttagactgtttctgaactttctccttcataaatttattccttccgataaactcttattcaggtttttcttcacgatacatcaagcctaatcgtaaatggaaatctcttccacttattctaagcttaaaaacttgggtcttacattactaccctccaaaaagaaagtttcgtcctcgaaacttagggttcagtaaaaagctCCAGACATTAcgtaccgtcaatctcgcagtctcctCTGATCAGACCGTTGACTccttcagcatcttcaccatccatggtgtagactcttgcgttagcagcagggcgctttccacgagcagtttTGACAGTTGGTTCCGTCTTGGGTACTCTGCACTGACGGCagtatgccccattttgttacaattgaagcattgaggtCTCGGatcgggacaagcacgagcatAGTGTctcggcttcccacacttgaagcaggtcatctccctgtccaaagtctgatctccagaaccactagcagtacccgtcatgggtctgtaagatcctgaagtaaaccctTCTCCAACAGGAtgttgatacggcctcctgttctggaatttccctctgccttgaaaattttgagagcccgactttatcggccctccagttctagcacggttcaacctcctattcttcatcagctccacttctgtggccttctcaaccaacgactggaagcgcatgattccTAATGGCCTCACCGAGTCCttgatatcaggcctcagtccattaacaaaacgcttacacatgtagcgttcatcaacatgatcgttgaagaattgaaaatgcttcgccagagattccaacttggaagcaaattctagtacagacatacctccttgacgaagggtcagaaactgtgcctcccgctcatcccgagcacttgtcggaaaatacttttccaataACGCAGTTCgaaaagagttccagttgatctcctcatggttagcttccataatccccctggtgcctctccaccagtactcagcatcaccgagcagcagataagttgccatgcccaacttggcaccctcagcagtttgtaaTACGCCGAATATtttctcaatctcctggatccagagatccgctttgtccgggtcagtaccacccgagaactttggtggatcttgCCTCCTaaagtcattcaggcctttgttctggtccagagttacttctctctgacgctgatgctgatcacgtgcctcctcagcagcacgcctcatagcattatcgttcgcttgtgcagtcacagcttgggccatagtggccatcatctcagctaattggttagtgttcaccatgttctgttaagttaagcaaacagttagtactcatcataagatagcatctagcatgactatacaatatgattaagcaataacttcaatcaattctaagcgaaaaatcgcttgcagacaaccaattttcactctttgcagagtcacacaacctagcacagaagacctattccccaacaactcccgaaagactcgacaagctctgataccacaatgtaacaccccgatttcggtggcgtcactttagtaaccaaaaataaacttaatgcggaaaacgtgaatatattttttttttttgataatagaaccaaagactgaaagaaataaactcccaacgaaagataacagaactaatatatattataaatacagcccccgctgtaagtagtaaaccacgtcacgagtaaacctccagtgacggaaagtaaaagaaagtaacgcccgtaggcaaaaggtacagaccaaaagaaaggtcaagcgttcgcaacactatccctcaaaaatgagaatgagttagccaaaacggcctaaaacaagacctcctagtccaaccaactctctgtgattcccgtagagaaaccacacaaaaagctataggcgggaaactaccctgttcccaaaagaaacaatgacggtcagagctacgaccctactcctacactaatcctatctcgaggagctcacaccaacGCTCAGAACTacgtgctagcgtgatcgtcgtccgaatctgaatccagaacgaccaagtctatgtacaccatccgtcctcctctcgctatcgcgatgcgcttctgttccagcatctcaaacctagttccccccgaagggtgaaccatcgtgaatcagtccgccatggacatctgacaaagggcgtagtccgccaaagcacacacagaagacgcgagggtcaactccaaagaattacgtaaataataaatccaatagatacatatagagatagctacttaggcttataagttagagatagcatcctagggttgtacagttcacaatgaatataaaagacgataacaacaattagcatgcattaaataggtttaacaagtatcaatcacactcagcgactaagttagtatgcatgttgcatgaaatgcagatgccggttaacccagttaaccaaatgcattccggaaaaaggatggacatcaacggatcagccctaacaccagccacgatgggaccatttcggcccgcgtgcctcttacaccacacaaaggtagccagatcagcagtaaacccgaaggtctgccatttcggtctgctactaagaatcaccgcagtgttcttacatggaaat from Lotus japonicus ecotype B-129 chromosome 2, LjGifu_v1.2 includes:
- the LOC130737591 gene encoding amino acid transporter AVT1H-like encodes the protein MLKSLWNSLSFQQKCLLHEKENQVDSGGSAPAGANLEVQLAENCNNCGEESNLCKCDHHINVKSVAAGGTNLAEEHDHEANSSLAHTVINMVGTLIGLGQLSTPYAVEQGGWGASAIFLIGLGVICTYTSHLLGKCLKKNPKLRGYVDIGYHAFGAKGRFIVATFIYMETFMSLVSYTISLHDNLMTVLHLKLHLAKLSSPQLLTIGAVLIVLPSLWLRDLSSISFLSILAVLMTLVIFVSVAATGIVGDVRVNHKISFLHLHNIPSISGLYIFSYAGHIVFPNLHKAMKDPSKFTKASIVSFTLVTTLYTILGYMGAKMFGPEVNSQVTLSMPPKQIVTKIALWATVLTPMSKYALAFAPCAIQLEHRLPNSMSGRTKMIVRGLIGSSLLLVILALALTVPYFEHALSLTGSVVSVAICLIFPCAFYMKIFWGHITKPLLILNMSIITLGFLLGVMGTISTTKSLVKIFLAS